A stretch of Brachyhypopomus gauderio isolate BG-103 chromosome 3, BGAUD_0.2, whole genome shotgun sequence DNA encodes these proteins:
- the LOC143510038 gene encoding centrosomal protein of 164 kDa-like, whose product MQASHTSQLEQLRLQLNSQLQDTHKIHKQKELEVQKMMEQLDMKSKELKTQELLLQTQAADLKKRRQQLSEEDDDVEKGIEALSRVLRERDSLRAELDRLRDERRREREELEKEREGRRREREESRRMIEEREKLLSNTVLLQDRCDELHRRLSEVEQREHGDDNLERKKQEESKEKSREKEGSLRVEEMEPPLSPVPTSHNNHSSIDDLREYISGEGVLQRARQFLEKETSCLRARQAALRTAHPSPQRSAAGGSAQPLCQEVSELEKLRETLLRKKEERLSQLETSLAEELSCDEGERLVGDRRVSFDVRDSETSRDEYGQEETTHAVPVKVQQLAESLQQISGQLNTVLGALGSLTGRSVQPLPQPPPSSSFPPAPSWAWTPSPASSSLANQNTFLHCSVPKTHGSDIHLNSHWSKLFPGVSMDTSARYPMRATRAYSGYTPASLSSELDSQRLQRLIDDNRRWLESRRKDPNVPLFTRYPAAPPTNGLVQLGLDENDHIKVYHYRRGTTH is encoded by the exons atgcaggcttcacacacatcccagctggAGCAGCTCAGATTACAGCTCAACTCTCAGCTCCAAGACACCCACAAAATACACAagcagaaa gagttagaagtgcagaagatgatggagcaactggacatgaaatccaaagagctcaaaactcaggaactgctactccaaactcag gctgcagatttgaagaagaggagacaacagctgagtgaggaagatgatgatgttgagaaggggatagag gctctctcacgtgtcctgagagaacgggacagtctgcgtgcggagctggacagactaagagatgagaggaggagagaaagggaggagctggaaaaagagagagagggaaggaggagggagagggaggagagcagaaggatgatagaggagagagagaagctactgagcaatacagtgcttctacaggatagatgtgatgaactccacagaaggctcag cgaggtggagcagagagagcatggagacgataacttggagaggaagaaacaggaggagagcaaggagaagagcagagagaaggagggctccctcagagtggaggaaatggaacctcctctctcccctgtgcccacctcccacaacaaccacagcagcatagacga cttgcgggagtatatctcaggtgaaggtgtcctgcagagagcaagacagttcttagagaaagagaccagctgtctgagagcgagacaggcggcactaaggacggcccaccccagcccgcagaggtccgctgcaggaggttctgctcagcctctctgccag gaggtgagtgagctggagaagctgagggagactctcctgagaaagaaggaggagagactcAGCCAGCTGGAGACATCACTGGCAgaggag ctgtcatgtgatgaaggcgagcggctggtgggagatcggagagtctcatttgatgtcagagactcagagacgagcagagacgagtatggccaagaggagacga cacatgcagtgccagtgaaagtgcagcagttagcagagtccctgcagcagatctctggccagctgaacacagtgctgggtgcactgggatctctcactgggaggagcgtccagcccctccctcagccacctccgtcctcctccttccctcctgccccgtcctgggcatggacaccaagccccgcctcctcttcatTGGCCAATCAGAACACTTTCTTACACTGTTCTGTCCCAAAAACACACGGGTCTGACATTCATCTGAACTCCCACTGGAGCAAACTCTTCCCTG GAGTTTCCATGGATACCAGTGCCCGCTATCCCATGAGGGCTACCAGAGCATATAGTGGATACACTCCAGCAAG tctctcctctgagctagatagccagaggctgcagagactgaTCGACGACAACAGAAGGTGGCTGGAATCACGACGCAAAGACCCAAATGT GCCTCTCTTCACACGTTACCCAGCTGCCCCACCCACCAATGGGCTGGTCCAGCTCGGCCTGGACGAGAACGATCACATCAAGGTCTACCATTACCGAAGAGGCACAACCCACTGA